A region from the Pungitius pungitius chromosome 16, fPunPun2.1, whole genome shotgun sequence genome encodes:
- the nsrp1 gene encoding nuclear speckle splicing regulatory protein 1 isoform X2 — MAAPTKQYGLILSQKKLSKNLLKHSVFEDDSDDEITVGETLQKEAVKKKMMKQTRLEMHKALEQDSSVYDYDAVYDDIQKQRLETNKKLLGGADKKPKYIQQLMKAVEDRKKEQERRDERKIQKEREAEGEQFADKDAYVTSAYKLKLQEQKEELEKEKRVAAMEAALDVKKQNDLSGFYRHLLNQTVGEEAIPDRSADKAQNSKASEEPEKTSPVPSAMSHDKIPSSCSDSEEGHEQKSGFSKHGAGSGHSKRQYRQRSPSSGSGEEKERAKERERHTKRHRDQEKDRNRGRERDDRHGGRRDDRDGRKDRDRGREDDRGRGRYDDRGREDDRGRGRDTDREDRHGKREMSPKEREKDRNGEREKRRNQEEDKRKDKDQEEEKESKKHPENEKAVKSEETDPEKKEAVGVKSPELKDDQEQEGEDVEEKPNKFAKRSTDQTVGSARDRYMARQIARSSSKTYIEKEED; from the exons GTACGGGCTGATTTTGTCTCAGAAGAAATTATCAAAGAACCTGCTGAAACACTCCGTGTTCGAGGATGACTCTGATGACGAG ATCACAGTTGGGGAGACTCTGCAGAAAGAAGCTGTCAAAAAGAAGATGATGAAGCAG ACACGCCTGGAGATGCACAAAGCCCTAGAACAGGACAGCTCTGTTTATGACTACGATGCTGTGTACGATGACATCCAAAAACAAAGACTCGAGACCAACAAAAAACTTCTGGGAGGCGCTGACAAGAAG CCAAAGTACATTCAACAATTAATGAAAGCAGTTGAGGACCGAAAGAAAGAACAGGAACGAAGGGATGAGAGGAAGATCCAAAAGGAAAGAGAGGCAGAAGGAGAGCAGTTTGCTGATAAAGATGCTTACGTTACATCCGCCTACAAGCTAAAACtgcaggagcagaaggaggagctggagaaagaaaaaagagtgGCAGCCATGGAAG cgGCTTTGGACGTGAAGAAACAGAATGATCTGAGCGGCTTCTACCGCCACCTGCTGAATCAGACCGTAGGAGAGGAGGCGATACCGGATCGCTCAGCAGACAA AGCTCAAAACTCAAAGGCTTCAGAAGAACCAGAGAAGACTTCCCCTGTTCCCTCAGCCATGTCCCACGATAAAATTCCAAGTTCATGCAGCGACAGCGAGGAGGGGCATGAGCAGAAATCTGGATTTAGCAAGCACGGGGCAGGCTCTGGACACTCAAAACGGCAATACAGACAGAGGTCACCTTCTTCAGGGagcggagaggagaaggagagagcgaAGGAGCGAGAGAGGCATACGAAGAGGCACAGGGATCAGGAGAAAGACCGAAACAGGGGAAGGGAAAGGGACGACAGGCATGGGGGGAGAAGGGACGACAGGGATGGAAGGAAAGACAGGGACCGAGGCAGAGAAGATGACCGGGGCAGAGGCAGATATGATGACAGGGGCAGAG aagatgaCCGAGGCAGAGGAAGGGATACAGACAGGGAGGATAGGCATGGCAAGAGGGAGATGAGTCCtaaggaaagagagaaggatAGGAATGGGGAAAGGGAAAAGAGAAGGAATCAAGAGGAAGACAAACGTAAGGACAAAGatcaggaagaggagaaggagagtaAGAAGCATCCAGAAAACGAGAAGGCAGTGAAGAGCGAAGAAACAGACCCAGAAAAGAAGGAAGCAGTCGGTGTAAAGAGCCCAGAACTCAAAGATGATCAGGAGCAGGAAGGCGAGGATGTAGAGGAAAAGCCCAACAAGTTTGCAAAGCGCAGCACGGATCAGACTGTAGGCTCGGCGAGGGACAGGTACATGGCCAGACAGATAGCCCGCTCGTCCTCTAAGACTTAcatagagaaggaggaggactga
- the nsrp1 gene encoding nuclear speckle splicing regulatory protein 1 isoform X1, translating into MAAPTKQYGLILSQKKLSKNLLKHSVFEDDSDDEITVGETLQKEAVKKKMMKQTRLEMHKALEQDSSVYDYDAVYDDIQKQRLETNKKLLGGADKKPKYIQQLMKAVEDRKKEQERRDERKIQKEREAEGEQFADKDAYVTSAYKLKLQEQKEELEKEKRVAAMEAALDVKKQNDLSGFYRHLLNQTVGEEAIPDRSADKAQNSKASEEPEKTSPVPSAMSHDKIPSSCSDSEEGHEQKSGFSKHGAGSGHSKRQYRQRSPSSGSGEEKERAKERERHTKRHRDQEKDRNRGRERDDRHGGRRDDRDGRKDRDRGREDDRGRGRYDDRGRGRYDDRGREDDRGRGREDDRGRGRDDDRGRGRDDDRGRGREDDRGRGRDTDREDRHGKREMSPKEREKDRNGEREKRRNQEEDKRKDKDQEEEKESKKHPENEKAVKSEETDPEKKEAVGVKSPELKDDQEQEGEDVEEKPNKFAKRSTDQTVGSARDRYMARQIARSSSKTYIEKEED; encoded by the exons GTACGGGCTGATTTTGTCTCAGAAGAAATTATCAAAGAACCTGCTGAAACACTCCGTGTTCGAGGATGACTCTGATGACGAG ATCACAGTTGGGGAGACTCTGCAGAAAGAAGCTGTCAAAAAGAAGATGATGAAGCAG ACACGCCTGGAGATGCACAAAGCCCTAGAACAGGACAGCTCTGTTTATGACTACGATGCTGTGTACGATGACATCCAAAAACAAAGACTCGAGACCAACAAAAAACTTCTGGGAGGCGCTGACAAGAAG CCAAAGTACATTCAACAATTAATGAAAGCAGTTGAGGACCGAAAGAAAGAACAGGAACGAAGGGATGAGAGGAAGATCCAAAAGGAAAGAGAGGCAGAAGGAGAGCAGTTTGCTGATAAAGATGCTTACGTTACATCCGCCTACAAGCTAAAACtgcaggagcagaaggaggagctggagaaagaaaaaagagtgGCAGCCATGGAAG cgGCTTTGGACGTGAAGAAACAGAATGATCTGAGCGGCTTCTACCGCCACCTGCTGAATCAGACCGTAGGAGAGGAGGCGATACCGGATCGCTCAGCAGACAA AGCTCAAAACTCAAAGGCTTCAGAAGAACCAGAGAAGACTTCCCCTGTTCCCTCAGCCATGTCCCACGATAAAATTCCAAGTTCATGCAGCGACAGCGAGGAGGGGCATGAGCAGAAATCTGGATTTAGCAAGCACGGGGCAGGCTCTGGACACTCAAAACGGCAATACAGACAGAGGTCACCTTCTTCAGGGagcggagaggagaaggagagagcgaAGGAGCGAGAGAGGCATACGAAGAGGCACAGGGATCAGGAGAAAGACCGAAACAGGGGAAGGGAAAGGGACGACAGGCATGGGGGGAGAAGGGACGACAGGGATGGAAGGAAAGACAGGGACCGAGGCAGAGAAGATGACCGGGGCAGAGGCAGATATGATGACAGGGGCAGAGGCAGATATGATGACAGGGGCAGAGAAGATGACCGAGGCAGAGGCAGAGAAGATGAccgaggcagaggaagagatgaTGAccgaggcagaggaagagatgaTGAccgaggcagagggagagaagatgaCCGAGGCAGAGGAAGGGATACAGACAGGGAGGATAGGCATGGCAAGAGGGAGATGAGTCCtaaggaaagagagaaggatAGGAATGGGGAAAGGGAAAAGAGAAGGAATCAAGAGGAAGACAAACGTAAGGACAAAGatcaggaagaggagaaggagagtaAGAAGCATCCAGAAAACGAGAAGGCAGTGAAGAGCGAAGAAACAGACCCAGAAAAGAAGGAAGCAGTCGGTGTAAAGAGCCCAGAACTCAAAGATGATCAGGAGCAGGAAGGCGAGGATGTAGAGGAAAAGCCCAACAAGTTTGCAAAGCGCAGCACGGATCAGACTGTAGGCTCGGCGAGGGACAGGTACATGGCCAGACAGATAGCCCGCTCGTCCTCTAAGACTTAcatagagaaggaggaggactga
- the nsrp1 gene encoding nuclear speckle splicing regulatory protein 1 isoform X3 has protein sequence MMKQTRLEMHKALEQDSSVYDYDAVYDDIQKQRLETNKKLLGGADKKPKYIQQLMKAVEDRKKEQERRDERKIQKEREAEGEQFADKDAYVTSAYKLKLQEQKEELEKEKRVAAMEAALDVKKQNDLSGFYRHLLNQTVGEEAIPDRSADKAQNSKASEEPEKTSPVPSAMSHDKIPSSCSDSEEGHEQKSGFSKHGAGSGHSKRQYRQRSPSSGSGEEKERAKERERHTKRHRDQEKDRNRGRERDDRHGGRRDDRDGRKDRDRGREDDRGRGRYDDRGRGRYDDRGREDDRGRGREDDRGRGRDDDRGRGRDDDRGRGREDDRGRGRDTDREDRHGKREMSPKEREKDRNGEREKRRNQEEDKRKDKDQEEEKESKKHPENEKAVKSEETDPEKKEAVGVKSPELKDDQEQEGEDVEEKPNKFAKRSTDQTVGSARDRYMARQIARSSSKTYIEKEED, from the exons ATGATGAAGCAG ACACGCCTGGAGATGCACAAAGCCCTAGAACAGGACAGCTCTGTTTATGACTACGATGCTGTGTACGATGACATCCAAAAACAAAGACTCGAGACCAACAAAAAACTTCTGGGAGGCGCTGACAAGAAG CCAAAGTACATTCAACAATTAATGAAAGCAGTTGAGGACCGAAAGAAAGAACAGGAACGAAGGGATGAGAGGAAGATCCAAAAGGAAAGAGAGGCAGAAGGAGAGCAGTTTGCTGATAAAGATGCTTACGTTACATCCGCCTACAAGCTAAAACtgcaggagcagaaggaggagctggagaaagaaaaaagagtgGCAGCCATGGAAG cgGCTTTGGACGTGAAGAAACAGAATGATCTGAGCGGCTTCTACCGCCACCTGCTGAATCAGACCGTAGGAGAGGAGGCGATACCGGATCGCTCAGCAGACAA AGCTCAAAACTCAAAGGCTTCAGAAGAACCAGAGAAGACTTCCCCTGTTCCCTCAGCCATGTCCCACGATAAAATTCCAAGTTCATGCAGCGACAGCGAGGAGGGGCATGAGCAGAAATCTGGATTTAGCAAGCACGGGGCAGGCTCTGGACACTCAAAACGGCAATACAGACAGAGGTCACCTTCTTCAGGGagcggagaggagaaggagagagcgaAGGAGCGAGAGAGGCATACGAAGAGGCACAGGGATCAGGAGAAAGACCGAAACAGGGGAAGGGAAAGGGACGACAGGCATGGGGGGAGAAGGGACGACAGGGATGGAAGGAAAGACAGGGACCGAGGCAGAGAAGATGACCGGGGCAGAGGCAGATATGATGACAGGGGCAGAGGCAGATATGATGACAGGGGCAGAGAAGATGACCGAGGCAGAGGCAGAGAAGATGAccgaggcagaggaagagatgaTGAccgaggcagaggaagagatgaTGAccgaggcagagggagagaagatgaCCGAGGCAGAGGAAGGGATACAGACAGGGAGGATAGGCATGGCAAGAGGGAGATGAGTCCtaaggaaagagagaaggatAGGAATGGGGAAAGGGAAAAGAGAAGGAATCAAGAGGAAGACAAACGTAAGGACAAAGatcaggaagaggagaaggagagtaAGAAGCATCCAGAAAACGAGAAGGCAGTGAAGAGCGAAGAAACAGACCCAGAAAAGAAGGAAGCAGTCGGTGTAAAGAGCCCAGAACTCAAAGATGATCAGGAGCAGGAAGGCGAGGATGTAGAGGAAAAGCCCAACAAGTTTGCAAAGCGCAGCACGGATCAGACTGTAGGCTCGGCGAGGGACAGGTACATGGCCAGACAGATAGCCCGCTCGTCCTCTAAGACTTAcatagagaaggaggaggactga